The genomic DNA CGCGATGCTAAGTGAATAGAAAAGGAACAACCGAAATCGGGAATGCTTCCGAAGCTTGACATAATTTCGTTGCCATCTTAGTAATTACTGGCTAACTTTCCTTTGTTCCAGTATAACCAAAAATTCCATGAACAATTTGTGGCAATATATTTGAAGACCATGCATGCATCAAGCAAGCAAGCCATCGTTGAGTTTAGTATGTCAAAAACTCGTCCCTCGTACAGCACCTTACCAAGATCCAGCACCAGACAAACCATTGTCgaggtaaaattaattaatcaccgCTGATAACTAGGTTAGTTTGCGTTTTACAAATTAGGAATTGTTTTAGAGTAAGAAAAGATTGCTGTCGAAGATCTCTGTTCTCGGTTTACTAGGGAGCCGTGTGTTCTTTCATAAACGTGGAGATCGGGTGAAGGTacgtgaaatatttcattttaagtaACAGTACGAAGGAAATCACGGTATCCAGGCCGTCTTCCTGAATTTTTAACATTCTCCTAACTACCCTAAACTCTGAAACACAGATCCCGAGATATCAAAACACCTATCGTCTTGAACCATTTCACGCCTTCCATGCACACGACGTTGATATTCTtgtgaaaaatatcatggagagGAAACTGGAGACAGTGACCTCGTACGATCCGAATCAGACGTCCAAATGGTGCATGGACATTGGAACCGATATACAAAAAGCAATCTTCAAGAAGGATTACGACAGGTAGAGattattttcaaccctttgcCTATGcaacacatttttcttcttcttcaaaaaaaaaaaaaaaagtcgaaactTCTCTTCTGCCAAGGGAAGTCCTGAACCAGGTCTCCTCGGGATTGTCGTAAATTCTTTTGTAACAGCTGCCCACGGCAAAAATGGTTCGAGTTACGGGTTTCTCatgtttttaatttgaaattcaacgaGAGCAATTGCATCCTGATAAAACTGAGCATTGTTTCGCGAAATGTGCGCAACTTGAATGCAATTATGGAAACGCGTTTgttagaaatatttctattacgCGAGACAGAAACGTATCGTTTACCTTTTCTGTAATATGGATCAGAGTTAATAATTGGATTTCTCTTATTATTGTTGCAAGGTACAAAATAGTGACGCAGGTGGGTATTATACAACGTCTTGATCAAAGCATTCACACGAGCTTCCAGTGTCTCTGGGACGTGGAACGTGACaattattcctattatgtttATGAGAACAACCACATATACGCGTGGTGTAGCGTTTTCGGTATATATTACGAGTAAATTATACCTTGCcttctattctttttctatcAATTATACACACGAGTTATCCATCGGTGCAAGATAAAAGAATTATATTGCAACATCAACGagagttttattaataaaaaaaaaaaattgtcaatAAAAAATATAGCTGACtggataaaaataagaaatattttacgaGCAGTCGGTAGAATTGGAAAAATTTCGATCGATTATTAAGTAACCATAgactattaatatttattagttCCGCAACTGTGTCCctgtttctcttcctttttctcttcgtcCACATCCTAACATTTGGTTTTCCGCGATGATTTATCGGGAAACTTTTCGTCGGAATAATAGCCGGCGATTTAAAGTTTCGGAAACATGCTCGACATTTTTATAGATATTCACAGACTTGTTGGAACATTACGGTCGACCGATTTCCGGTTCGTTCGACGACGAGCCAAACTTCAAAAGATGATCGTTTGACAAATTTGTCAACAGTTACGATAagttgaaatatttcttgtaaAAGAAAAAGTGAAGAATTTCGTCATCACAGTTGTTAAAAAGAAAGGTAAGGAAGACATCGATTATCCTGTTTTATTATTGTTAGCTAAAACCCGTCGAGGCTGAGATCTATAACGTCTCGACGATCACGGCAATTTCCGAGCCGGTAGATTTTTCGATAATGCGATTACAAGAAATACAAGCACCACCTTAATGACCTGGCTGGAAATTACCGGGAAATGTGTGGCCCGTCGCTCGTTAAATTAATGGCGCAATTTCAGCGTCGCGCCTCGTGACACGAGACGACCTTGTTGCGCGAGGAAAAACGCGGAAAATCGAAACAAGATGATCCATTTCTATTAGATCGTTACTCGTCGATTTCACACGCGAAAACTCAATCGCTAATTCGTGACAGAAAATTATCTCGAAATGCCACTTGTGCCACGGCAAACAATGAATTGGCTTGAGATCCCTTATCGATattaagttttaatattttaatctaattatttaattacattgaATTTGTGATTGCTTTTGCCGAAATTAAAGCGTTAAGTGGAAGGATAGAATTTCGCGAAGAAGCCAGAAAAAGGTGAACGGATCGCTGCGAAAATTACGGTCGCCCTGTTCGAGCTCATTAACTTCGACCCTGCAAGTCGTTAGATACCGTAAGAAGAAGCTTACCTGTAGACCGTGCGACTATCTTCTCGTATAACAAATTCACTAAAACCCCTGTTTGCCTGAAAACCTAACAGCCTGCCGTTCTAAATCTAGCGGCAACTTAACTTCCGGATAACAAATGGTGTTCAGAATCTCGCCGAACTTTCACCTGGACAGGCTATATACCTAAAATCAATCTTACGAAGAGAAAAACCTTTTTGtcgtatttataataatttttcaatcttcCTCCGACAGAATTCATCGATTttgttataaacattttttaatcgaGTGTTTTTAATCGACGCGAAGagtattaaaaattcatcgacAGTTCGAACGGTAAGTAATTTCGTTGACGTTTAATCTAAATTCTTATAACGGAATTAAGTAGAAGCGATTCTACGTTGAAGCTGGTTTGCTTTATATTTCGTTCGGTTTTCGCGTCGGATAAAGGAAAAGGAATGCAAAGCACCGCGTTCACTGCCGTTTTATACACAGAGTACATTCATACCAGATTTCGAGCCGGTTCGAGAGacattatatgtatacgtaAATTTAAATGCTCTGCTAAACCGGATAAAGACCTGAATGGATCAACTTGCAAACTTGCCCGTTCCACAAGATAGCCTAATAATCGAAAACGGGCTTTGCCGAGTTTCGTATTTCATCGAAACCCTCTATCATCCGTTTCCTGATTCACGATTAAAGCACGTCAACTGTGTAAGGTTCAGCTGAGAAAAATCCTAGCTAATCCAATGGCATCGAGAACtactaaaaattaattgatactTTTATCTGACTTACCTGTTACTTAGGAAAAATCCTTATCTAAGCTGATGGAAAGGTTTCTCGAGAGTGTCGAAAGGGATTACCGGGAAGTCCGTTAATCTTGTAGTAGAAGGTGAAACTTGGAGACGAGAGCATCGAAGGAGACGAGGTACATCGCCGTTGTCCGTGGTACCGGCAATATCCAACCGGAAATTCCGGTGATCATGGTCAGCGGGACAAGGAAGAGGAGAGGATCCGAGAGGTTTCCCCATGAATTTACATTGGCGATGTGTCCTCCTCGTCTCCGTTTCGTGGCGGCCACCTAACAGATGCTTCTCTGCGATTTGCATAAAATGAGACCACCAGCAGCCAATGCTCGCTCTGTGTCCCCGTTGGGACGTGTGTGCCATCCTACCTACGCATAGCCGGACTTTAGAACTGTCTCTTCCATTATCGGAAAACGTGGTACGGATTTAATACCGATAATCTGGTTAATCGTACCAGGATCGACCGAATCGTTGTGTCAACGTTACATGGAAATTAACTTAAAAAACTGTCGCGTATCTGTTTCCCATTTTGCTCGACGAAAGAAATGATGGCAAAATGGATATTCGTTAACAGACAAATCGCAATTTATTCTTTTAACGAATGTTACAGTCAATTTTTAACATTAGTGGCAAAGATGAGAAAAACGCATATGAACACCGTGCAAGATCTATTGCAACagttcattttttctttaataataaaatattccaaaaccAAAATACCATTCGTAAAAAATTCAGTTGCCAGCAGTTGTAAAAACTCTGCCACCAGGAAAAATGGTGGTCGCTCACCGAAATATCGTGTCCACCAAGAGGAGTAAACTGAAGAGAATCGCTCTCCTGTTGATGTTCCCGGTGCCACCGTGTTGCATCGCCGCGGGATGTTCGCCTGAAAAGAAACTCGATTCAGAGACGGTCCAAACTATCGTCACCATTCGAGAACTGGGACACCGGGGGGATAGAGGAGGATTAGAAATTTCGtggaaaattgagaaaatttcaACGGCGAATGAGGAATTTACATAACGAGAACACAGCTCGTGGTTTAATTTCAATTCGCGCTTGTTTCTCGTTCTCCCGATTTTCCAAGCATGTTCGTTAACGAGAAAACTGTAACGAGTTTCGCGAGTTACAACAATTGTTCTCCGGCTACATCGAAGGAACAGGTGTTACCGGACGTTACCGTGTAACGTTTCTGTCTATTCTTCCTTTTTAAGCCACTCAAATATCTGTTCactttatatacatacatgcatTCTAACGAGCAACTAGCGATGGGATTAAGCCAACAACAAAGTtgttaataaccatatcatcagCTTTTAATCTCTGCGTTAAACAGATATAGAAACGAGTCGCGTTCATCACTGGGCAAAATCAGGGGCTTTgtctttcaaatttaattaaaaaatatgaaggaGCCCGATTTTAATCTGAAAAGTTATAGACGCGTCCACGCGTCTTGCATATCAATCTCTTTGTCCGTAAAGGGATAAGTCAGACTTATTcaagttttaattttcatttcgttttcatCTCAATCCCATCGCTGCATGCAACGTAACGATGAAAATTTCTCCTTGTAGACTCTCTGCGATAAGGGTCTTTCGCGAGATAGATGTTCTTAAAGTATCTCGAGGTTCTTTGATGCTTCGACGAGATCTCGAGAGGTTGATGGAATAAAGCGGCGGATTTTTTTGCCCCGATGAAGAGGAGAAGCTTTCCTTCGGGACTTAATCGAGCGTATTTCATCCTCACCGTTCAACACGTGAACCATCACGCTGGCCGGGGCAACCTTGCTCGCGTCGCACGTGTAATTTCCGCTGTCGTTGAACATGGCACGAGTGATTAGCAGTTTGCTCGTCGTACCGTTCTTACCTTTCTCAGTTTCCAGAGAAACGCCACCCCTGTCGAACGTTCAACGcattattaaaaatcatcgatcGTTAATTGCTTTCGTCGAACGCACCTTGGACCATCGAAATCGATCAGGGCACCGGCATGGTACCAAGTCACGTTGCTCGGAGGAATGTCTTGCATCTCCACGATGCAAGTCAAGCTAATCGTGCTACCCTTCTTCACGTACAGTTCTTCGGGACCGGTGATCTTCGCCTGAACGTCTGATATACCAACGAGAGTAAAAAGTCTAACGCGATTTCTAATGCTCGAAGAGCAACTGGAACTTACCTAAAACTTTCAAGGTAATCGCCCTATAAATCTTCGGTTCTGTATTAACTTGACACTCGTAAATGCCGGCATCCCGTGGTTGTACGTAATCTATTCGCAGATTCCAGTCGTCGCGCTCCGGATTTCCGACTATCCTAAATCTTGCGTCGCTCGTATAAGTCACCAACATGGACGTCAAGATGTGTAAGTCCCTTTTTCGAATCCAAGACACCTGGGACAATATCTGAATCAGAATACGGGATATTTCGTCCACCGTTTAGCTATCCATCGCAATCGGCTAACCGTTTCCACTTTTCCCAAGAATAATGTTAATTGCAACAACTGCTGGGGTAAAACGCGACCTCTTCATTTACAACATGCTTTCGAGATAATCCTAGGCGTCGctattgttttatatttttcctgGACTTCATTTACAAATATAATGCTTTCAAACGAGAAGAACAGCggggaaaaaaaaagcgaaGAGAAAAATACGCGGTACGACGCTACGTAATTCGCgttgtttccttttctttaatcGTTTGGAAGGAAGTGTACCGGAAGTACGGTGTACGACGCGATGTATACTCGAGGAAATGTAATTCTACTTGCACTTAGGAAATATTAGCTTGTTGCGTATTAGATGTTTCATTTCGAAATGTACGAACTCCCAGGCGATTTGATGATAGAAAAATTTCGCAAAATACCATTTGTGCTACGTTAATTTAAAGCTTGATGTTTGAcgaaaatgactacataaaccCTTTGTTATCATCCTTCGTGTACAATGGGTGGTTGTCAGTTGTAGCAAACAAAGGTCTACAGCGAAATTCATCTATTGTTCCTCTACGGATTTCAATTAGGACATTTTGCAACAAAAGTTATTGATAATCAAATGCAATATTTGCAGGAAATGAAGCTGATGAATTGATAATATATAACATTAATCTGACAAATTTCAATCAGGAACAatgtaataaattttgattaataattattaatcttcGAATCGATCATTTGATCCGCAACAAGCTAATATCGTGTGGGATTGAGTTCCTGATGAAAATCGTGTATAGCTTACAAGACGATACAGCATGgctttattgaaaaaaaaaaggaaaatgaagaaaCGTGACGAAACTCACGGTTCTGTTGCCCAAATTCTTAACACGACACAACAGCACAACATTTTGTCCAACAACGGCGGTCACTTTTTGAGGCGAATCTATATAAAAATACGTCCTCTTCGTCCCTCGTTGTGAACGTTCCCCTTTATCGGGTTTCTCATCGT from Osmia lignaria lignaria isolate PbOS001 chromosome 15, iyOsmLign1, whole genome shotgun sequence includes the following:
- the LOC117608425 gene encoding uncharacterized protein LOC117608425, whose amino-acid sequence is MSKTRPSYSTLPRSSTRQTIVESKKRLLSKISVLGLLGSRVFFHKRGDRVKIPRYQNTYRLEPFHAFHAHDVDILVKNIMERKLETVTSYDPNQTSKWCMDIGTDIQKAIFKKDYDR
- the LOC117608147 gene encoding immunoglobulin kappa light chain isoform X2, encoding MAPFHGMALILLGIGYLLHAEPPSSHRNLAVQRVDDEKPDKGERSQRGTKRTYFYIDSPQKVTAVVGQNVVLLCRVKNLGNRTVSWIRKRDLHILTSMLVTYTSDARFRIVGNPERDDWNLRIDYVQPRDAGIYECQVNTEPKIYRAITLKVLDVQAKITGPEELYVKKGSTISLTCIVEMQDIPPSNVTWYHAGALIDFDGPRGGVSLETEKGKNGTTSKLLITRAMFNDSGNYTCDASKVAPASVMVHVLNGEHPAAMQHGGTGNINRRAILFSLLLLVDTIFR
- the LOC117608147 gene encoding junctional adhesion molecule B isoform X1 — protein: MAPFHGMALILLGIGYLLHAEPPSSHRNLAVQRVDDEKPDKGERSQRGTKRTYFYIDSPQKVTAVVGQNVVLLCRVKNLGNRTILSQVSWIRKRDLHILTSMLVTYTSDARFRIVGNPERDDWNLRIDYVQPRDAGIYECQVNTEPKIYRAITLKVLDVQAKITGPEELYVKKGSTISLTCIVEMQDIPPSNVTWYHAGALIDFDGPRGGVSLETEKGKNGTTSKLLITRAMFNDSGNYTCDASKVAPASVMVHVLNGEHPAAMQHGGTGNINRRAILFSLLLLVDTIFR